The genomic region TTTTCACTCCAAAGATTACCCTTAATGAACTAGATACACTCAAGGAATGAGATTGAGAATCAGCAATTTTCTCAATAGTAGTTATGCCTTCATCTACAACAGCCTGCATATAGCTATTGTAAGTTTTCTTTAAAGCCTCATTAACCTCATTATATAATTTCTCATACTCCGCGGCATAAGTCCTTAAATAAATAAGTAAAACTTCCCTTTTGCTTTCTAACAGCCTTTTTATAGTAGATACAAGCTTTAACTCATTTTTAAATCTAATAAGATTTAATTTAGTTGGCAAAACCTTATTTGAGCTCATTTCTTACCACGATACGCAGGATGATATTTCTTGATGTAAGCCTCTTTTATGTTAGTTAATTCTCTCTCTGGCAATATGGATAGAATCTCCCAACCTATATCAAGAGTAGTCTCTATATCTCTATTCTCGTTAACTCCTTGATTAACAAATTTCCTTTCAAATGCATCTCCAAATAATAAGTACTTTCTATCAATGTCAGACAAGCTATCTTCTCCAATTATTGCTGCAAGACCTCTTGTGTCGACAGCCTTTGCGTAGGCTGCAAATAATTGGTTAGCAAGGTCTTTATGGTCTTCCCTTGTTTTTCCTTCTCCTATTCCATCTTTCATTAATCTAGATAAACTCATTAACACATTGATTGGCGGATATATTCCCTTATTATACAATGATCTATCCAATACTATCTGACCTTCAGTTATGTATCCAGTTAAGTCTGGAATAGGGTGAGTCATGTCATCGTTTGGCATGGTTAATATTGGCATTTGGGTAATGGAACCTTTCTTGCCTTTCACTTTTCCTGCCCTTTCATATATAGTTGCTAAATCAGTATACATATAGCCTGGGTACCCTCCTCTACCCGGCACTTCTTCCTTAGCTGCACTTATTTCTCTCAATGATTCACAATAGTTAGTCATGTCTATTAATATCGCAAGAACATGCATGTCCTTCTCAAAGGCTAAATATTCTGCTAAAGTTAATGCAGTCCTTGGAGTTAATATCTTAACTACTGGAGGCTCATTAGCTAAAGTCATGAACATTGCTACTCTATTTGTTGCACCAGTTTCCTCGAAGAATTTCCTAAAGAATAATGCATCATCATACCTTATTCCTATCGCTGCAAAAACTACCGCAAAATTACTTTCTTCTCCTCTTACTGTAGCCTGCTTAGCTATTTGAGCTGCTAGTATATTTGCAGGTAATCCGCTGCCGCTAAAGATTGGTAATTTTTGACCTCTTAATAGAGAATTTAATCCATCAATAGCCGATATTCCTGTTTGAATAAATTCCTCGGGATAATCCCTAACTGCAGGATTTATTGCAGAACCATTTATATCTCTTTTTTCACCGGATATTACTGGAGGTCCATTATCTAAAGGTTCACCTAATGGGTTGAACACTCTGCCAAGCATTTCGTCAGAAATCTTAACCTCTAAGCCTCTACCTAAGAACTTAACGTTAGTACCGGTAGGAGATATTCCAGTAGTTCCTTCAAATACTTGCACAACTGCCATACCTAATTGACTATCTACTACTATACCTCTCCTTTTTTCTCCATTTTCCATTTCAATCTCTACTAGTTCATTGTATCCTGCGTCCGTAACTCCCTTAACAACCATTAGTGGGCCTTTAATCATTGATATATTCGAAAATTCTCTTACGTTTAGGGTAGTTTCCATTACCCGCTCACCTCCTTTGATAACTGTTCAAATTGTGCCCTTAATGTTTTTTCTAACTCGTCATATTTTTCGAGGGCGTTATTTGGAATTGTGGCCTTAGATCTAATTATGTCAGACACTACTTTTATACTATCTATGATCTTCTTTACTGGAACTCCTTTTTCGACTAATGGGGATGCGAGAGTATTATATAAGTAGATTAGCTTCATTATCCTAACCTGCTTTTGTGGGGAAGAGAACGCATCGATATCATCAAATGCGTTCTGCTTTAAGAATGCCTCCTTTATTAATCTGGCCACTTCTAGAACTAACTTATCTTTCTCAGCGAGAGATTCTGGCCCAACTAATTTAACTATCTGCTGTAACTCGTTTTCTCTTATCAAGGTTTTTACCATGAATTCTCTCATTTCCTTCCATTGCGGATCAACGTTCGTAATCCACCACTTTCCTACTAAATCAACGTAAGCTGAAAATCCTTGTAACCAGTTAATTGCAGGGAAATGTCTTGCGTGGGCTAATGAGACATCTAACGGCCAGAATACTCTAACGAACCTTAAAGTATTGCTAGTTACTGGCTCAGTGAAGTCTCCTCCTGGTGGAGAAACTGCTGAAGCTAACGTAACTGAACCAACTCTTTCTGGATTACCTAAAGTTATAACTCTTCCTGCTCTTTCGTAATATTCTGCTAATCTTGAAGGCAAATAGCTTGGGAATCCTTCTTCTGCAGGCATCTCTTCCATTCTACCTCCTAGGTCTCTTAATGCCTCCGCCCATCTAGTAGTAGAGTCTGCTACAACTAACGTATCGTAGCCTTGATCTCTAAAATATTCTCCAAGTGTTACGCCTAGGTAAATACTAGTTTCCCTTGCTGCTACTGGCATATTGCTTGTGTTAGCGACTAATATAGTCCTTTCAAGTAATGGCTTTCCGGTCCAAGGATCTTTTAACGTTGGGAATGATCTTAGTTCGTCAGTTAACTCATTTCCTCTTTCGCCACAACCTACATATATTACTATCTTTGCTGAACTCCATTTTGCTAAGCTTTGTAAAGTCACCGTCTTTCCAGAACCGAAAGGCCCTGGAATTGCAGCTGTTCCTCCTTTAGCTAAAGGAAATATTGTATCTAATACTCTTACTCCAGTTAGCAATGGCTCTGAAGGCTCTAATTTTTCTTTATAAGGTCTAGGAATTCTTACTGGCCATTTATGCATCATTTTTAATGAAACTTGGTCACCGTTCATATCAAGTGTAGCTATTGTGTCTTCCACAGTGTAATCTCCTTCTGGAACTATGTCCTTTATTTCTCCATGACGATCTGGAGGAACTAATATTTTGTGCTCAATCAACGAAGTTTCTTGTACAACACCCAATACGTCTCCAGGAGAAACCTTATCACCTTTCTTAACTTTAGGAACAAAATGCCATTTCTTTTGCCTATCTAAAGGAGGTATTTTTACGCCTCTATTGACAAAAAGTGAACCAGTGACCTCAGCAATAGTACTTAACGGCCTTTCTAATCCGTCGAATATCTTTCCCAGTAAGCCTGGACCTAGCTCTGCTGATAAAAGACCCCCAGTATTATAGACTGGTTCACCTGGTTTAAGCCCACTAGTATCTTCGTAAACTTGAATGTAGGCTCTGTCTCCTTCTATTCTTGTTATTTCACCTACAAGCCTTAATTCTCCTACTTCAACTACCTCATACATTTGTGAATTTCTCATATTATCTGCAACTACTAGTGGACCGTTTACTCTAACTATCTTACCTACCATTTTCACCACCAAATAATATTTCTGCAACTTTAGGTTTAACTGATTCAAAAACTTGACTTAAAATAAGATTTAACGAATAATCCCTCATGAGTCC from Acidianus ambivalens harbors:
- a CDS encoding V-type ATP synthase subunit B; translated protein: METTLNVREFSNISMIKGPLMVVKGVTDAGYNELVEIEMENGEKRRGIVVDSQLGMAVVQVFEGTTGISPTGTNVKFLGRGLEVKISDEMLGRVFNPLGEPLDNGPPVISGEKRDINGSAINPAVRDYPEEFIQTGISAIDGLNSLLRGQKLPIFSGSGLPANILAAQIAKQATVRGEESNFAVVFAAIGIRYDDALFFRKFFEETGATNRVAMFMTLANEPPVVKILTPRTALTLAEYLAFEKDMHVLAILIDMTNYCESLREISAAKEEVPGRGGYPGYMYTDLATIYERAGKVKGKKGSITQMPILTMPNDDMTHPIPDLTGYITEGQIVLDRSLYNKGIYPPINVLMSLSRLMKDGIGEGKTREDHKDLANQLFAAYAKAVDTRGLAAIIGEDSLSDIDRKYLLFGDAFERKFVNQGVNENRDIETTLDIGWEILSILPERELTNIKEAYIKKYHPAYRGKK
- a CDS encoding ATP synthase subunit A, whose product is MVGKIVRVNGPLVVADNMRNSQMYEVVEVGELRLVGEITRIEGDRAYIQVYEDTSGLKPGEPVYNTGGLLSAELGPGLLGKIFDGLERPLSTIAEVTGSLFVNRGVKIPPLDRQKKWHFVPKVKKGDKVSPGDVLGVVQETSLIEHKILVPPDRHGEIKDIVPEGDYTVEDTIATLDMNGDQVSLKMMHKWPVRIPRPYKEKLEPSEPLLTGVRVLDTIFPLAKGGTAAIPGPFGSGKTVTLQSLAKWSSAKIVIYVGCGERGNELTDELRSFPTLKDPWTGKPLLERTILVANTSNMPVAARETSIYLGVTLGEYFRDQGYDTLVVADSTTRWAEALRDLGGRMEEMPAEEGFPSYLPSRLAEYYERAGRVITLGNPERVGSVTLASAVSPPGGDFTEPVTSNTLRFVRVFWPLDVSLAHARHFPAINWLQGFSAYVDLVGKWWITNVDPQWKEMREFMVKTLIRENELQQIVKLVGPESLAEKDKLVLEVARLIKEAFLKQNAFDDIDAFSSPQKQVRIMKLIYLYNTLASPLVEKGVPVKKIIDSIKVVSDIIRSKATIPNNALEKYDELEKTLRAQFEQLSKEVSG